A stretch of the Filimonas lacunae genome encodes the following:
- a CDS encoding HU family DNA-binding protein, producing MNKAELVAKLAEDAGITKTQANATIDSFVEAVTKTLKGGGKVTLVGFGTFSVSKRAARTGRNPQTGEVIKIKAKKVARFKAGKELSAKI from the coding sequence ATGAACAAAGCTGAATTGGTTGCAAAACTGGCCGAAGATGCAGGTATCACTAAAACACAGGCAAATGCGACTATCGATTCTTTCGTAGAAGCAGTAACTAAAACCCTGAAAGGTGGTGGTAAAGTTACCCTGGTTGGTTTCGGTACCTTCTCTGTGTCTAAGCGTGCAGCCCGTACAGGTCGCAACCCTCAAACTGGCGAAGTGATTAAAATAAAGGCTAAAAAAGTAGCCCGCTTTAAAGCTGGTAAAGAGCTTTCTGCGAAAATCTAA
- the pyrH gene encoding UMP kinase produces the protein MLPKYKRILLKLSGEALMGESKNGFDPFNPQIIEQYANDIKRVTDLGVQVALVIGGGNIYRGMNEHDSGIERAHGDYMGMLATMINAMAMQAMLEKIGVFTRLQSAIKMEQIAEPYVRRRAMRHLEKGRVVIFGAGTGNPYFTTDTAGSLRAIEIQADVILKGTRVDGIYTADPEKDPTATRYDEISYQECISKNLKVMDMTAFTLCMENKLPIIVFDMNKPGSLLKVVEGSGIGTLVK, from the coding sequence ATGTTACCGAAATATAAACGTATCCTGCTTAAATTGTCGGGAGAAGCCCTGATGGGCGAGTCAAAGAATGGTTTTGACCCTTTTAATCCCCAGATAATTGAGCAATATGCCAACGACATTAAAAGAGTTACCGATCTGGGCGTTCAGGTAGCGCTGGTTATTGGCGGTGGTAATATCTACAGGGGAATGAACGAGCATGACTCTGGTATTGAAAGGGCGCATGGCGATTATATGGGCATGCTGGCTACTATGATCAACGCGATGGCTATGCAGGCGATGCTGGAAAAAATTGGTGTGTTCACCAGGCTGCAAAGCGCCATTAAAATGGAGCAGATTGCCGAGCCTTATGTGCGCCGTCGCGCTATGCGTCACCTGGAAAAAGGCCGTGTAGTGATATTTGGTGCCGGTACCGGTAACCCTTATTTCACTACCGATACTGCCGGTTCATTGCGTGCTATTGAAATACAGGCTGATGTTATTTTAAAAGGCACCCGTGTAGATGGTATTTATACTGCCGATCCGGAAAAAGATCCTACTGCTACCCGTTACGATGAAATCTCTTACCAGGAGTGCATCAGCAAAAATCTGAAAGTAATGGATATGACCGCTTTCACCCTTTGCATGGAAAACAAACTGCCTATTATTGTTTTTGATATGAACAAGCCGGGCAGCCTGTTAAAAGTGGTAGAAGGCAGTGGCATTGGTACATTGGTAAAATAA
- a CDS encoding LOG family protein, with product MDAIKETDRIIPAGTMNAYLDGPKPRIYELGFAWQVFTEFIKGFRKLHFLGPCVTVFGSARFKSGHPYYEAAVEFGKRIAGLGLVTMTGGGPGIMEAANKGAYENNGMSVGCNIILPHEQHANPYLHRAIDMKFFFVRKVLLVKYSYAFVIMPGGFGTMDEFFETLTLVQTKVINDFPIVLYGKEYYQPLWDVMQDMADKGTISADDMKLVLLTDDINEAINHISKYLSLNYKVKTRRRLWWLFEKK from the coding sequence ATGGACGCAATAAAGGAGACAGACCGCATTATTCCTGCGGGTACAATGAATGCTTACCTCGATGGACCTAAACCCCGAATTTATGAACTCGGTTTTGCCTGGCAGGTGTTTACTGAGTTTATAAAAGGCTTTCGCAAGCTGCATTTTCTGGGGCCTTGTGTAACGGTGTTTGGATCGGCGCGTTTTAAAAGCGGACATCCTTATTACGAAGCTGCCGTGGAGTTTGGGAAACGTATTGCCGGCCTGGGGCTGGTTACTATGACGGGCGGCGGACCGGGTATTATGGAAGCGGCCAACAAAGGCGCTTATGAAAACAATGGAATGTCGGTAGGTTGCAATATTATATTACCCCACGAGCAACATGCCAACCCCTATTTGCACAGGGCCATTGATATGAAGTTCTTTTTTGTGCGTAAAGTGTTGCTGGTGAAGTACTCTTATGCTTTTGTCATCATGCCTGGCGGCTTTGGCACTATGGATGAGTTCTTTGAAACCCTTACGCTTGTGCAAACCAAAGTAATTAACGACTTTCCCATCGTATTATACGGGAAAGAATATTATCAGCCATTGTGGGACGTAATGCAGGATATGGCAGATAAGGGCACTATTTCTGCCGACGACATGAAACTGGTGTTGTTAACGGATGATATTAACGAGGCCATTAATCATATTTCGAAATACCTTTCCTTAAATTATAAAGTAAAAACACGCCGCCGGCTGTGGTGGTTGTTCGAGAAAAAATAA
- a CDS encoding exodeoxyribonuclease III has product MRIISYNVNGIRSAITKGFIDWLKTDPADIICVQETKAHKENVNYAAIEELGYSTYWFSADKKGYSGVAIFTRIHPDEVFFGNGIMQSDAEGRVIRLDFGDITVVNAYFPSGTSGDLRQTYKYQWLDEFYEYLDVLKRTRPNLVVVGDYNIAHKDIDIHDPKGNKKSSGFLPEEKAWMDKLYSNGFVDTLREFHTEPHLYSWWSQRFPSVRLQNKGWRIDYISVTTPLQSRLKGAEIYPDVKHSDHCPVFVELN; this is encoded by the coding sequence ATGCGTATTATTTCCTATAACGTTAATGGCATCAGAAGCGCCATTACCAAAGGGTTTATCGACTGGCTGAAAACCGATCCTGCCGACATTATATGTGTGCAGGAAACCAAAGCGCATAAAGAGAACGTGAACTATGCCGCTATTGAAGAGCTGGGCTACAGCACCTACTGGTTCAGTGCTGATAAGAAAGGATACAGCGGTGTGGCCATTTTCACCCGTATACATCCCGATGAAGTGTTTTTTGGCAATGGCATTATGCAAAGCGATGCAGAAGGACGGGTAATACGCCTGGACTTTGGAGATATTACGGTGGTAAACGCGTATTTCCCCTCGGGCACCAGCGGTGATCTGCGCCAGACGTATAAATACCAGTGGCTGGACGAGTTTTACGAATACCTGGATGTGTTAAAGCGTACCCGCCCCAACCTGGTAGTGGTAGGCGATTACAATATTGCACATAAAGACATCGATATTCACGATCCCAAGGGCAATAAAAAGTCATCGGGCTTTTTACCGGAAGAAAAGGCCTGGATGGACAAGCTGTATTCCAACGGCTTTGTAGACACCTTACGTGAGTTTCATACTGAGCCACACCTGTATAGCTGGTGGAGCCAGCGTTTCCCGTCTGTGCGCCTGCAAAACAAAGGCTGGCGTATTGATTACATCAGCGTTACCACGCCTTTGCAAAGCCGGTTAAAAGGGGCGGAGATTTATCCGGATGTAAAGCACAGCGACCATTGCCCTGTTTTTGTGGAATTAAACTAA
- a CDS encoding DUF4286 family protein, with product MLIYNVTTKVDWLVHDNWLKWMQEEHIPAVMATGCFEKHQLVRLLDTDETEGVTYAVQYYANGNVSYNRYIDLYQPAFREEAVDKWKARVISFHTLMQVVN from the coding sequence ATGCTTATTTATAACGTTACAACCAAAGTAGACTGGCTGGTACACGATAACTGGCTAAAATGGATGCAGGAAGAACACATTCCGGCAGTAATGGCCACCGGATGCTTTGAAAAGCACCAACTGGTGCGCCTGCTGGATACCGACGAAACTGAGGGTGTTACCTATGCCGTGCAGTATTATGCTAATGGAAATGTAAGTTATAACAGGTATATAGACCTGTACCAGCCTGCATTTCGCGAGGAAGCGGTAGATAAGTGGAAGGCCCGGGTTATTTCGTTTCATACCCTGATGCAGGTTGTGAATTGA
- a CDS encoding 30S ribosomal protein THX, producing MGRGDKKTKKGKIFKGSYGKSRNSRPTSSSAKRAAAAKLQVA from the coding sequence ATGGGTAGAGGCGATAAAAAAACCAAAAAAGGCAAGATTTTCAAAGGTTCTTATGGCAAAAGCCGTAATTCAAGACCTACTAGCTCCAGCGCTAAAAGAGCAGCGGCAGCTAAATTACAAGTAGCTTAA
- a CDS encoding AsmA family protein — MKSLLLRSLKVSGIAIAAIIALLFLLPAIFPGFIAKKIKTWTNKSIQGELNFSKARLSFFRHFPSLTLTLHDFTLKGSAPFSKDTLISAEGVSLGLDLSSIFSSTLTINKIFVDDAHIHVLVNEKGEANYNVYASKSDKATSNPADSSDATLKMESIVINNTSIIYDDASLPMLMSFKGFNYTGSGDFEKAIFDLDSHIEADSVDFSYDHQNYFLSKKLQADLITKINTHSLSLLFEKNDLKINSLPVHFKGHFDILSTGYNMDFKLETANTDLHDIFSAMPAEYLGWLANTDVRGFGDINASLAGMYSAASNQMPSLELNMKIRDGYVANKKAPAPIKNLFLNLQARVPQMKPDSLFVNMDSIYFNIDKDYVSSVVRVNGLKEPEIYAKLNAAIDLEKWDQAIGFEPLDMKGRCNVHLLAEGKYATSVVKTGLREVDTVITSIPKFTFHSSLQDGYIKYASVPEAIRDINFSINASCPDNDYKHTTLSVDSLSAKVLSNYIKGFFKLYNAADFSMEGKLQSVLHLSDIAQVYPLDSMTLKGDLAVNITTKGHYVAAKRVFPVTEANLTLKNGFIQTKYYPEPLQQIQVQADISSSAGNFRTLKIDISPVSFLFAGQPFSFRADLRNLDNLRYAIASQGTIDVGKLYKLFAVKGYNLKGFIQTNLSLRGLQSDATAGNYDKLANKGTLKVRDIALYSELFPQPLWIKNGLFRFDQDKMWFDAFQGKYGSSKLTMNGYLSNVIAYATQAHAPLQGTFDVKSDFVKVDELMAFSNVAGSGAPAPASTGVILVPDNLNLHLAAVVGQVQYQGLIIKNANASIKVDSGAINLQNAGFELAGCKVNMDANYKSLTPKKAEFDYHINASEFDVQRMYKEVELFRNMVTAAAKAQGIISLDYQLSGKLNGDMQPIYPSLKGGGVLSVKQVKMRGFKLLNAVGSSTGREGLKDADLSKIDIKSTINNNIITIERTKMRVAGFRPRFEGQVSFDGRLNLSGRLGLPPLGIIGIPFSVTGTQENPKVKLRRAKDSDKLEETSEEGDQ, encoded by the coding sequence ATGAAATCCCTTCTGCTCCGATCACTGAAAGTGAGCGGTATTGCTATAGCAGCAATCATTGCTTTGCTTTTTTTGCTACCCGCCATATTTCCCGGCTTTATTGCTAAAAAAATAAAGACCTGGACCAATAAATCCATACAGGGTGAGCTGAACTTTTCCAAAGCAAGGCTGTCGTTTTTCCGTCACTTTCCTTCTCTTACTTTAACGTTGCACGACTTTACTTTAAAAGGTTCTGCTCCGTTTAGTAAAGACACGCTTATTTCGGCCGAAGGGGTTTCGCTTGGGCTTGATTTATCCAGCATATTTTCCAGCACGCTTACGATTAATAAGATATTCGTAGATGATGCGCATATTCATGTGCTGGTAAATGAAAAAGGGGAAGCCAACTACAATGTATATGCTTCCAAAAGTGACAAGGCTACCAGTAACCCTGCTGACAGCAGTGATGCTACCCTTAAAATGGAAAGTATTGTTATTAACAATACCAGCATTATCTATGATGATGCTTCGCTGCCCATGCTCATGAGCTTTAAAGGCTTTAACTACACTGGCAGCGGCGATTTTGAGAAAGCGATCTTTGACCTGGATAGCCATATTGAAGCCGATTCGGTAGATTTTTCTTATGACCATCAAAACTACTTTCTCTCTAAAAAACTACAGGCCGACTTAATTACTAAAATCAATACCCATTCGCTTTCGCTGTTGTTTGAAAAGAACGATTTAAAGATCAACTCTTTGCCTGTTCATTTCAAAGGGCACTTTGATATCTTAAGCACCGGGTATAATATGGACTTTAAGCTGGAAACAGCGAATACCGATTTGCATGATATCTTTTCTGCCATGCCCGCTGAATACCTGGGATGGCTGGCCAATACAGACGTGCGTGGCTTTGGTGATATCAACGCTTCCCTGGCTGGTATGTACAGTGCTGCATCTAACCAGATGCCCAGCCTGGAACTGAACATGAAAATACGCGATGGGTATGTGGCGAATAAGAAAGCGCCCGCACCTATTAAAAACCTGTTTCTGAACCTGCAGGCGCGTGTGCCGCAGATGAAGCCGGATAGCTTGTTTGTAAACATGGACTCTATCTACTTTAACATTGATAAAGACTATGTAAGCTCTGTAGTAAGAGTGAACGGTTTAAAAGAACCGGAAATATACGCCAAGCTGAATGCCGCTATTGACCTGGAAAAATGGGACCAGGCCATTGGCTTTGAACCGCTGGATATGAAAGGCCGTTGCAATGTGCATTTGCTGGCAGAAGGTAAGTATGCTACCAGTGTAGTAAAAACAGGATTGCGTGAGGTGGATACGGTAATTACCAGCATTCCTAAATTCACTTTTCACTCTTCTTTGCAAGACGGTTATATCAAATATGCCTCGGTACCAGAAGCTATCCGGGACATTAATTTCTCTATCAATGCTTCTTGTCCCGATAACGATTACAAGCACACTACGCTCAGTGTAGACAGCCTGAGTGCAAAAGTGTTAAGCAACTATATCAAAGGCTTTTTTAAACTATACAATGCAGCCGATTTCTCTATGGAAGGCAAGCTGCAATCGGTATTGCACTTAAGCGATATTGCCCAGGTGTATCCGCTGGATAGTATGACGCTGAAGGGTGACCTGGCTGTGAATATTACTACCAAAGGGCATTATGTGGCAGCTAAAAGAGTATTCCCGGTAACTGAAGCCAATCTTACCTTGAAGAATGGGTTTATACAAACCAAGTATTATCCCGAGCCCTTACAGCAAATACAGGTGCAGGCAGATATCAGCAGCAGTGCCGGTAACTTCCGCACACTGAAAATTGATATCAGTCCGGTTTCATTCCTGTTTGCCGGTCAGCCGTTCTCGTTCCGTGCCGACCTGCGTAACCTGGATAACCTTCGTTATGCTATTGCTTCCCAGGGAACCATTGATGTGGGTAAGTTGTACAAGCTGTTTGCGGTAAAAGGGTACAACCTCAAAGGATTTATACAAACGAATTTATCGCTGCGTGGCTTGCAAAGTGATGCCACCGCCGGTAATTATGATAAACTGGCCAATAAGGGTACTTTAAAAGTGCGTGACATTGCTTTATATTCCGAGCTGTTTCCACAACCGTTATGGATTAAAAACGGGCTTTTCCGTTTTGATCAGGATAAGATGTGGTTTGATGCTTTCCAGGGCAAGTATGGTTCTTCTAAATTAACCATGAATGGTTATTTATCTAATGTAATTGCCTATGCTACGCAAGCCCATGCCCCTTTACAGGGAACGTTTGATGTAAAAAGCGATTTTGTAAAAGTGGATGAACTGATGGCCTTTTCCAATGTAGCGGGTAGTGGTGCGCCTGCCCCTGCCTCTACGGGGGTAATACTGGTGCCGGATAATTTAAACCTGCACCTGGCAGCTGTTGTTGGGCAGGTACAATACCAGGGCCTGATTATTAAAAATGCCAATGCTAGTATAAAGGTGGATAGTGGTGCTATTAACCTGCAAAATGCCGGCTTTGAGCTGGCAGGCTGTAAGGTAAACATGGACGCCAACTATAAAAGCCTTACGCCAAAGAAGGCGGAGTTTGACTATCATATTAATGCCAGTGAGTTTGATGTGCAGCGTATGTATAAAGAGGTGGAGCTGTTCCGAAACATGGTTACCGCTGCTGCAAAAGCACAGGGTATTATCTCGCTCGACTATCAATTAAGCGGAAAGCTGAACGGCGATATGCAGCCTATCTATCCTTCTTTAAAAGGTGGCGGTGTACTGAGTGTGAAACAGGTAAAAATGCGTGGCTTTAAGCTACTGAACGCTGTAGGTAGCAGCACCGGCAGAGAAGGTTTAAAAGATGCAGACCTTTCCAAAATAGATATTAAGTCTACCATCAACAATAATATCATCACCATTGAGCGTACCAAAATGAGGGTAGCCGGGTTTCGACCACGTTTTGAAGGCCAGGTAAGTTTTGACGGACGCCTGAACCTGAGCGGTCGTTTAGGCTTACCGCCACTGGGTATTATTGGTATCCCTTTTAGTGTAACCGGAACGCAGGAAAACCCCAAAGTAAAACTGCGCCGCGCAAAAGATTCAGACAAGCTGGAAGAAACTTCAGAAGAAGGCGATCAATAG
- the pdxH gene encoding pyridoxamine 5'-phosphate oxidase: MSIQKAIADIRTDYSLKTLDEKEVAKDPITQFDAWWKEAIDSHLDEVNAMTLATASPDGIPSARIVLLKSFDENGFVFFTNYNSAKGRELAANPRAELVFFWRELQRQVRINGIVKKVSKEDSDAYFQSRPAGSRIGALSSPQSQVLANREVLEQIVAVNTAQFAGDAFIPRPGHWGGYVVQPVMIEFWQGRSSRLHDRIQYALLDNNSWKIERLAP, from the coding sequence ATGTCTATACAAAAAGCAATTGCAGACATACGCACTGATTATAGCCTTAAAACCCTTGATGAGAAGGAAGTGGCCAAAGACCCCATTACGCAGTTTGATGCCTGGTGGAAAGAGGCTATAGACAGTCACCTGGACGAGGTAAATGCGATGACGCTGGCTACCGCTTCGCCGGACGGTATTCCTTCGGCCCGCATCGTATTGCTGAAAAGCTTTGACGAAAATGGCTTTGTGTTCTTTACCAATTATAACAGCGCTAAAGGCCGGGAACTGGCCGCCAACCCACGTGCCGAGCTGGTGTTTTTCTGGCGCGAATTGCAACGCCAGGTGCGTATTAACGGTATTGTGAAAAAGGTAAGTAAAGAGGATAGTGACGCCTATTTTCAATCGCGCCCTGCCGGTAGTCGCATTGGCGCCTTATCATCGCCGCAAAGCCAGGTATTGGCCAATCGTGAGGTGTTGGAGCAGATTGTGGCAGTGAATACGGCACAGTTTGCCGGTGATGCCTTTATTCCGCGTCCCGGGCATTGGGGTGGCTACGTGGTACAACCTGTGATGATAGAGTTCTGGCAGGGAAGAAGCAGTCGTTTACACGATAGAATTCAATATGCGCTTCTGGATAATAACAGCTGGAAAATAGAAAGGCTGGCGCCTTAA